CACGGCGGTCGCACGGAGACGACGCTCGATGCACTCGACTGGGCCCGTGAGGCCGTCGATCGAGGTGCCGGGGAGCTCCTCGTGAACTCCATCGACGCCGACGGCACGCGAGACGGTTTCGATCTCGAGCTGGTGCGCCTGATGCGTGAGGTCGCGTCGGTGCCCGTGATCGCCTCGGGCGGTGCGGGGAAGGCCGCCGACTTCGCTCCGGCCATCAAAGCGGGAGCCGACGCGGTCCTGGCGGCGAGCGTGTTCCACACCGGCGCGCTCACGGTCGGCGACGTCAAGGATGCGCTCCGCGCAGAGGGAGTGGTGATCAGATGACCACCGTGGACGAGCGCATCGCGCAGGTCGACTTCAATCCGGACGGTCTCGCCCCGGTGATCGTGCAGCAGTGGGACACGCGAGAGGTCCTCATGCTCGCGTGGGTCGACGCGGAGGCCCTGCGACGCACCCTGACCTCCGGCCGCGCCACGTACTGGTCGCGTTCACGTCAGGAGTACTGGCGGAAGGGCGACACCTCGGGTCACATCCAGGTCGTGCGCGAAGCGCGGCTCGACTGCGACGGGGACGCCATCCTGCTCCTCGTGGCGCAGCACGGTCCGGCCTGCCACACGGGTACCCGTACCTGTTTCGACACGACCGATCTCGGCGCCGTGGTGGGGGAGGAGCAGTCGTGACACTCGCGAAGCGCGGTCGCTCGATCTCGGTGTCCGGCTTCCTGCTCGCCGGCGCGATCGGCATCATCTCCTCGACCCAGACCTGGTTCACGGTCGAGCGCGCGGATGCGGGAGAAGCGATCCTCGTGCCCGGCGCGTCCGCCCTCGTTCTCCTCGCCCCGCTCAGCCTTGCGGTTCTCGCCCTCGGTGCGGCGCTCTCGATCGCCGGCAAGGCGGTCCGCTTCGTCTTCGGAGTGCTGGCGGCCGTGACAGCACTGTTCCTCGGCTGGTCGACGCTCCAGCTCCTGCTCACCGAGCCGTTCGGCGCCGTCGCCGCCACCGTGACCGAGGTGACGGGTCTGGCCGGTGGCGCGGCGGTCCACGAGACGGTCTCGAGCATCGTGCCTTCCGCGTGGCCGTACATCGCGCTGGTCGGCTGGGCGATCCTGCTGGTCGCGTGCGTCGTCGTCCTCGTGACCTGGCGCGGATGGAAGACGGGCGGACGGCGGTACCGCACCGATCGCGTCGACGTCGCCCACGATGGGCCTGTGGATGCCGTCGATTCGTGGGACGAGCTGTCCCGCGGGACCGATCCGACTCGTTGACCCCGATAGACTGATTCCGAACTGCACGTCGTCCCCCGGAGGAGAACATGACCAACCCGATCGCCGATCCCGGCCACGGACATTCGCCTGCCGCCTGGACCGCCGTCGTCATCATGCTGGTCGGCGTCGCCGCCGCCACTGTCGCGTTCTGCTTCGAGCAGCCGGTCCTCGTGATGATCTCGATCGCTCTCGTTCCCATCGGCGCGATCATGGGCTGGGTGCTGGCCAAGGCCGGCTATGGCGTGAAGGGTCCGAAGTACGCTCCGAAGGCGCACTAATGGTCCTCGCCGACCTGACGGCCGGCGCTGTCGCAGACGCTGAGCGTCGCGCCTCATCGCGCCCGTTGGCCGCCGTGGAGCGCGATGCGCTCGCGCGTCCCGCCGCGAAGGACGCGCTGGCGTTCCTCGCGCCGGCCGATCGTGTGAAGATCATCGCCGAGGTCAAGCGCGCGAGCCCCTCGCGCGGCGCTCTCGCGGAGATCCCCGACCCGGCGCTCCAGGCATCTCTCTACGAAGAGGGAGGCGCCTCGGCGATCAGCGTGCTGACCGAGGAACGTCGATTCGGGGGGAGCCTCGCCGACCTCGAGGCGGTCACCGCCAGGGTCTCGCTGCCGGTGCTGCGCAAGGACTTCATCGCCACCCGCTACCAGGTCCTCGAGGCCCGTGCCGCGGGCGCCGATCTCGTCCTCCTCATCGTCGCCGGTCTCGACGCCGAAGTGCTTCGCGACCTCTTCGGGTTCATCACCGAACTCGGCATGACCCCCCTCGTCGAGACGCATTCGGCCGAGGAGCTCGAAGCCGCCATCGACCTCGGTTCTCCGCTGATCGGTGTGAACGCGCGTGATCTGAAGACACTCGAACTCGACCGCGACCTGTTCGGTCGCCTGGTGGATCGGATCCCGGACACCGCGGTGAAGATCGCGGAGTCCGCAGTGCTCACCCCCGAAGACGTCGCGCACTACCGCTCCGCCGGCGCCGACGTCGTCCTGATCGGCGAGGCTCTCGTCACCGGCGACCCCGTCGCCACTCTCACGCGTTTCCTGGAGGCATGATGAGCCTGCGCGACCAGCACGGTCCCTTCTTCGGCGAATTCGGCGGGCGCTACATGCCCGAGTCGCTCATCGCCGCGATCGACGAGTTGACCGTGGCGTACGAGGCGGCGATCATCGACCCGGATTTCCGGGCTGAGCTCGCGCACCTGCTGAGCTCGTACGCCGGGAGGCCGTCCGCGATCACCGAGGTGCCGCGGTTCGCCGAGCACGCCGGTGGGGCACGCGTCTTCCTCAAGCGGGAAGACCTCAACCACACGGGTTCGCACAAGATCAACAACGTCCTCGGACAGGCGCTGCTGACCAAGCGGCTCGGCAAGACCCGTGTGATCGCCGAGACGGGCGCTGGACAGCACGGCGTCGCGACCGCCACCGCTGCGGCGCTGTTCGGCTTGGACTGCACGATCTACATGGGTGAGGTCGACACCGAGCGTCAAGCGCTCAACGTGGCCCGCATGCGCCTGCTCGGTGCGGAGGTCGTTCCGGTGACGTCCGGTTCCCGCACGCTCAAGGACGCGATCAACGATGCCTACCGCGACTGGGTGGCGTCGGTCGAGACCACCAACTACATCTTCGGCACCGCCGCAGGACCGCACCCCTTCCCGGCGATGGTCCGCGACTTCCAGAAGATCATCGGCGAGGAGGCGCGTGCGCAACTCCTCGACGAGGTCGGACGGCTCCCCGATGCGGTCCTCGCGTGCGTGGGCGGCGGGTCGAATGCGATCGGCATGTTCGATGCGTTCCTCGACGATGAGGGCGTCGCCCTCTACGGCGTGGAGGCGGCGGGCGATGGCGTCGACACCGAGAAGCACGCGGCATCGATCGAGCGTGGGCGGCCCGGTGTGCTGCACGGCGCCAAGACCTACGTGCTCCAGGATGAGGACGGCCAGACCATCGAGTCGCACTCGATCTCCGCAGGGCTCGACTATCCCGGTGTCGGCCCGGAGCACGCCTGGCTCGCGGACATCGGCCGCGCCGAGTACATCCCGGCGACCGACGACGAAGCCATGCAGGCTCTGCGTCTGCTGAGTCGGACGGAGGGGATCATCCCCGCCATCGAATCGGCTCATGCCCTCGCCGGTGCGCTGCGCGTCGGGCGCGAGCTCGGTCCCGACGGACTCATCGCCGTGTGTCTCTCGGGTCGTGGCGACAAGGACATGGACACCGCAGCCCGCTACTTCGAGCTCTACGACCAGGCCGCTCTGGCCCACGAAGTCGCGGAGGAGAGCGCCGAGGAAGAGCTCGCATCGAAGGGGGAGCCCCAGCTATGAGCCGAGTCGAACAGGCGATCCAGCGCGCCCAGGACGCCGGCCGCAGCGCGTTCGTCGGCTACCTGCCCGTCGGATTCCCCGACCTCGAGACGAGCATCCAGGCGGCCATCGCCCTCGCCGAGAACGGCGTCGACATCATCGAGCTGGGGCCGCCGTACAGCGACCCGGTGATGGACGGCGCGATCATCCAGGAGGCGACCACCACGGCTCTGGCTGCGGGCTTCCGGATGGCCGACCTCTTCACGGCGATCCGCGCCATCACGGCTGCGACCGATGTGCCGGTCCTCGTCATGACGTACTGGAACCCGGTCATGCAGTACGGCGTCGACCGGTATGCGGATGACCTGCTCGCCGCGGGCGGCGCCGGACTCATCACGCCCGACATCACGCCCGATGCCGCGGGGGAGTGGATCGCCGCGAGCGAGCGGACGGGCCTCGACCGCGTGTTCCTGGCTGCGCCCACCTCCTCCGACGAGCGGCTCGACCTCGTCGTGAAGTCGTCCACCGGGTTCGTGTACACCGTCTCGACGATGGGTATCACGGGCGAACGCGCCGAACTCGACCGCGCCGCACGCACCCTCGTCGGACGCCTGCGCGCGCACGGCGCCCGACGCGCGTGCGTGGGCATCGGCATCTCCACGGCCGAGCAGATCGCCGGGGTGTCGGAGTACGCCGACGGTGCCATCGTCGGCACAGCCCTCGTCCGTGCCCTGCGTGACGGCGGCGTCCCCGCCCTCGCCGAGGTCACCCGCAACCTGGCAGCCGGCACCTCGTCGGCGCGCCCCGATCACGAGAACTAGAATCGCACTCATGTCACTCGCGCTCCACAGCACCTTCACCGGTGTGCTCGCCAGCATCCCGAGCCCCCCGGTGTCCTACTTCGACCTCGGGCCCATACGGATCCACTTCTATGCGCTGTGCATCATCGCGGGCATCATCGCCGCGACGCTGCTGACCAACCACCGTCTCACCAAGCGCGGTGCGGAGCCGTGGGTCGTGATCGACATCTCGATCCTGGCGGTGCCCCTGGCGATCATCGGCGCCCGGATCTTCCACGTACTCACCCACCCGAACGACTACTTCGGCGAGGGCATCAACACCTGGAACCCCTTCCAACCGGGCTCGGTGTGGGCCATCTGGGAGGGTGGTATCGCGATCTTCGGTGCGCTCATCGGTGGCGCGATCGGTGCGTATCTCGGCTGCCGCTGGACCGGCATCCGGTTCTGGACGTTCGCCGACGCTCTGGCCCCAGGGCTGCTGCTGGCGCAGGCCATGGGACGCTTCGGCAACTGGTTCAACCACGAACTCTTCGGCCTCCCCACCGACCTGCCGTGGGGGCTGGAGATCGAGTCCACGAACTCCGCGTTCCCTCCCGGTCTTCCCGAGGGCACGCTGTTCCACCCGACCTTCCTCTACGAGGTGCTGTGGAACGGGCTGGGCGTCATCGTCCTGCTCTGGCTCGGTCGCAAGCTCTTCTTCCAGTGGGGTCGCCTGTTCGCGATGTACCTCATCTGGTACAGCGCGGGACGCATCGTCTGGGAGTCGATCCGCATCGACCCGAGCGAGATCATCCTGGGGCTGCGCAGCAACGTCCTCGCGGCCATCATCGGCGTCCTCGTGGGTCTCGCGATCCTCATCGTGCAGACGCGTCGCCACCCCGGTCTCGAGCCCTCGCCGTATCAGCCGGGCCGCGAACGGACCGACGCGGACGCTGATGTACAATCGCAGAACAATCCCTCTGACTTCGTAGACGTGAGCGAGCCTCCGACCGAAGAAGTCACCGCAGGAGCCACCGCCACAAGCACTGCTCCCACGAGCGAGGACGGCTCTCGATAACGCCGCCTCGTGGCGGGAGAACCATTGCACTGAACGAGCGGGCCGACGTCGTCCCCGGGTTTCACTCGACGATCTGAGGACGGTAACTGGTGTACTTCCAGCCCCCTTACGGCGCCTCCGGCGCATACCCCCCGAAGCAGGGCATGTACAACCCGGCGTTCGAGAAGGACGCCTGCGGCCTGGCCATGGTCGCCACGCTGCGCGGCGAAGCCGGGCACGACATCATCGCGTTGGCCCTTCAGGCTCTTCGCAATCTGGAGCACCGTGGTGCCATCGGTTCCGACGCCGGAACCGGAGACGGTGCGGGCATCCTGACGCAGATGCCCGATGCGTTCCTCCGCGCTGTGGTCGGCTTCGAGCTGCCGCCGGTGGGCGAGTACGCCGCGGGGCTGGCGTTCCTGCCTCGCGATTCGAGCGAGCGTCGTCAGCAGAAGGCCGGGATCGAGAAGATCGCCCGCTCCGAAGGACTCCGTGTCCTCGGATGGCGCGATGTCCCTACCGCCAACGAGAACCTCGGCAAGCTCGCCGATGAGGCGCGTCCCGCCTTCGAGCAGCTCTTCGTGAGCGCCGGGGGAGCGACCCACGCCGATGCGCCGCTCACGGGCATCGCCCTCGACCGTGTCGCCTACCGCCTGCGCAAGCGTGCAGGTCACGAACTCGGTGCGTACTTCGTCTCGCTCTCGGCCCGCACGCTCGGCTACAAGGGCATGGTCACGACGCTGCAGCTCGAACCGTTCTACCCCGACCTGCAGGACGAGCGTTTCGCGTCCGAGCTCGCGGTGGTGCATTCCCGGTACTCCACGAACACCTTCCCGTCATGGCCGCTCGCGCAGCCGCTGCGGATGCTCGCGCACAACGGTGAGATCAACACCGTCGGCGGGAACCGCAACTGGATGCGTGCGCGCCAGTCGCAGCTGGAATCGGAGTTGCTCGGCGACATCGATCCGTTGCTGCCGATCTGCACCGACGGCGCGAGCGACTCCGCCTCTTTCGACGAGGTGCTCGAGCTGCTCACACTCACCGGACGGAGCCTGCCGCACGCCATCATGATGATGGTTCCGGAGGCTTATGAGAAGCAGACCGACATCTCGCCGGAGCTGCGTTCGTTCTACGAGTACCACTCGAACCAGATGGAGCCGTGGGACGGTCCCGCTGCCCTCATCTTCACCGACGGCACGCTCGTCGGCGCCACACTCGACCGCAACGGTCTCCGCCCGGGACGGTGGACGGAGACGACCGACGGTCTGGTCGTGATCGGCTCCGAGACCGGTGTGCTGCAGTTCGAGCCGGAGCGCATCAAGCGTCGCGGCCGACTGCAGCCCGGAAAGATGTTCCTCGTCGACACGGCACAGCGTCGCATCGTCGAGGACAGCGAGATCAAGCGCGACCTCGCCACCATGCACCCGTGGCAGGAGTGGCTGGATGCCGGCGCCGTGCGTCTCGCCGAGCTGCCGGAGCGCGAGCACATCGTGCACCCTCCGGCCTCGATCACCCGCCGTCAGCGGACCTTCGGATACACCGAGGAAGAAGTCCGCATCCTGCTCACCCCGATGGGTCAGACCGGCGTCGAGCCCCTCGGTGCCATGGGCTCCGACACGCCTATCGCGGTGCTCAGCAAGCGTCCGCGACTGCTCTTCGACTACTTCACGCAGCAGTTCGCACAGGTGACGAACCCGCCGCTCGACTCGATCCGTGAAGAGGTCGTCACGAGTCTCAAGCTGGGTCTCGGGCCCGAGAGCAATCTGCTCTCCTGGGGGCCGGAGCACACCCGCACCGTGTCGCTCGATTTCCCCGTGATCGACAACGACGAGCTCGC
Above is a window of Microbacterium aurugineum DNA encoding:
- a CDS encoding HGxxPAAW family protein, with protein sequence MTNPIADPGHGHSPAAWTAVVIMLVGVAAATVAFCFEQPVLVMISIALVPIGAIMGWVLAKAGYGVKGPKYAPKAH
- a CDS encoding Trp biosynthesis-associated membrane protein, which produces MTLAKRGRSISVSGFLLAGAIGIISSTQTWFTVERADAGEAILVPGASALVLLAPLSLAVLALGAALSIAGKAVRFVFGVLAAVTALFLGWSTLQLLLTEPFGAVAATVTEVTGLAGGAAVHETVSSIVPSAWPYIALVGWAILLVACVVVLVTWRGWKTGGRRYRTDRVDVAHDGPVDAVDSWDELSRGTDPTR
- the lgt gene encoding prolipoprotein diacylglyceryl transferase; translated protein: MSLALHSTFTGVLASIPSPPVSYFDLGPIRIHFYALCIIAGIIAATLLTNHRLTKRGAEPWVVIDISILAVPLAIIGARIFHVLTHPNDYFGEGINTWNPFQPGSVWAIWEGGIAIFGALIGGAIGAYLGCRWTGIRFWTFADALAPGLLLAQAMGRFGNWFNHELFGLPTDLPWGLEIESTNSAFPPGLPEGTLFHPTFLYEVLWNGLGVIVLLWLGRKLFFQWGRLFAMYLIWYSAGRIVWESIRIDPSEIILGLRSNVLAAIIGVLVGLAILIVQTRRHPGLEPSPYQPGRERTDADADVQSQNNPSDFVDVSEPPTEEVTAGATATSTAPTSEDGSR
- the trpC gene encoding indole-3-glycerol phosphate synthase TrpC, whose translation is MVLADLTAGAVADAERRASSRPLAAVERDALARPAAKDALAFLAPADRVKIIAEVKRASPSRGALAEIPDPALQASLYEEGGASAISVLTEERRFGGSLADLEAVTARVSLPVLRKDFIATRYQVLEARAAGADLVLLIVAGLDAEVLRDLFGFITELGMTPLVETHSAEELEAAIDLGSPLIGVNARDLKTLELDRDLFGRLVDRIPDTAVKIAESAVLTPEDVAHYRSAGADVVLIGEALVTGDPVATLTRFLEA
- the trpA gene encoding tryptophan synthase subunit alpha, whose product is MSRVEQAIQRAQDAGRSAFVGYLPVGFPDLETSIQAAIALAENGVDIIELGPPYSDPVMDGAIIQEATTTALAAGFRMADLFTAIRAITAATDVPVLVMTYWNPVMQYGVDRYADDLLAAGGAGLITPDITPDAAGEWIAASERTGLDRVFLAAPTSSDERLDLVVKSSTGFVYTVSTMGITGERAELDRAARTLVGRLRAHGARRACVGIGISTAEQIAGVSEYADGAIVGTALVRALRDGGVPALAEVTRNLAAGTSSARPDHEN
- the trpB gene encoding tryptophan synthase subunit beta; this translates as MSLRDQHGPFFGEFGGRYMPESLIAAIDELTVAYEAAIIDPDFRAELAHLLSSYAGRPSAITEVPRFAEHAGGARVFLKREDLNHTGSHKINNVLGQALLTKRLGKTRVIAETGAGQHGVATATAAALFGLDCTIYMGEVDTERQALNVARMRLLGAEVVPVTSGSRTLKDAINDAYRDWVASVETTNYIFGTAAGPHPFPAMVRDFQKIIGEEARAQLLDEVGRLPDAVLACVGGGSNAIGMFDAFLDDEGVALYGVEAAGDGVDTEKHAASIERGRPGVLHGAKTYVLQDEDGQTIESHSISAGLDYPGVGPEHAWLADIGRAEYIPATDDEAMQALRLLSRTEGIIPAIESAHALAGALRVGRELGPDGLIAVCLSGRGDKDMDTAARYFELYDQAALAHEVAEESAEEELASKGEPQL
- the hisI gene encoding phosphoribosyl-AMP cyclohydrolase; amino-acid sequence: MTTVDERIAQVDFNPDGLAPVIVQQWDTREVLMLAWVDAEALRRTLTSGRATYWSRSRQEYWRKGDTSGHIQVVREARLDCDGDAILLLVAQHGPACHTGTRTCFDTTDLGAVVGEEQS